The following coding sequences are from one Treponema parvum window:
- a CDS encoding polyphenol oxidase family protein, whose product MKKFSLCASVGDYAVFHFICGGKELSGGSYPVCGMSLLRAGSMRFRWNEKNKNRDLFFSSLCGKENLCRGGAEKTEGGTSETADIPEMLYVPKGRTENFLPIPVPLELVHSRDVIILGSGKETQGRQADGMLTKNKALLPSVTVADCVPVFLYDRRNGVFGVLHSGWKGTGIIKTALQKAEEEFGTRAEDVCAVLGPHIRSCCYIVDEERANYFAENFTPDCVEAAGTLNCNGTLNCGAPSARENFSGKKMFRLSLEKANLNILQKCGVPACNIALCTDCTCCSVLTEECDNGRVDEPSGLRESIEARGQNCNSRVAPEYVFGSFRRETSRLDPDLPMDERWKYFTVQAAFCGHLA is encoded by the coding sequence ATGAAAAAATTTTCTCTTTGTGCTTCAGTCGGAGATTATGCGGTGTTCCACTTTATCTGTGGCGGAAAAGAGCTTTCAGGCGGCAGTTATCCCGTGTGCGGGATGAGCTTGCTAAGAGCCGGTTCCATGCGTTTTAGATGGAATGAAAAAAATAAAAACAGAGATTTGTTTTTTTCATCGCTTTGCGGTAAAGAGAACCTTTGCCGCGGGGGAGCGGAGAAAACTGAGGGCGGCACGTCGGAAACGGCGGATATTCCGGAGATGCTATATGTGCCGAAGGGGCGCACCGAAAATTTTTTGCCGATCCCTGTTCCGCTGGAACTCGTCCACTCCCGCGACGTTATCATACTTGGAAGCGGAAAAGAAACTCAGGGCAGACAAGCCGACGGAATGCTCACGAAAAACAAGGCGCTTTTGCCGTCCGTGACCGTCGCCGATTGCGTGCCGGTTTTTTTGTACGACAGGCGAAACGGCGTTTTCGGCGTCTTGCATTCGGGATGGAAGGGCACGGGAATTATAAAAACCGCGCTTCAAAAAGCCGAAGAAGAATTTGGGACTAGGGCGGAAGACGTGTGCGCCGTTTTAGGCCCTCACATACGTTCTTGCTGTTATATCGTAGACGAGGAACGTGCAAATTATTTTGCTGAAAATTTTACGCCCGATTGTGTTGAAGCCGCCGGAACTTTAAATTGCAACGGAACTTTAAATTGCGGCGCGCCGAGCGCGCGCGAAAATTTTAGCGGCAAAAAAATGTTTCGCCTTTCGCTTGAAAAGGCCAATTTAAATATTTTGCAAAAATGCGGAGTTCCGGCCTGCAATATTGCGCTATGCACGGACTGCACGTGTTGTTCCGTATTGACCGAAGAATGCGACAACGGCCGAGTCGATGAACCTAGCGGATTGCGCGAATCGATCGAAGCGCGCGGGCAAAACTGCAATTCGCGCGTGGCTCCTGAATATGTTTTCGGCTCTTTCAGACGCGAAACTTCACGTCTTGATCCTGATCTTCCTATGGACGAACGTTGGAAATATTTTACGGTGCAGGCTGCATTTTGCGGCCACCTTGCTTGA
- a CDS encoding DUF5312 family protein, which yields MSKDKSENTFTHLVSGISVEERVILLEKIKQISENLAGQTLESPFRKDADLEIPLSEEIKEEFFLYKVLLWLRSVLKSVPVEKLYEKDRISRLASEISQAAPGLIDFDRRNLTTISYNYLRQLKDCADFFKTYLNPMQENLGAFYVFLGSFILPEITSQINEEADPFSTPPTAKVPEGYRSALIRRIDEILKNIPAVSRNVMYRSVLCIEWLRQFSSLPFDKFLTAFSNIVSDNYICSFEKLGNSFSEFVRVLSYGKSINGETLEALFLFSSKNKNDAKLDEFLHVAGKHLSVLHFFIVSVPVISIAKIVFSDYAWRPDPFGGAEDWFIKFKNEWKKRFDARWEKWLFECKKEEQLFLLKTKFSLNSFPLMPSRPWTEVGDGIRFRYEITGGFINWYLENFFSENIRILKVLQLEGDFTQKNSKELLTGAISDLVTVDSSMKNFNRNLRKDGEIGLLFDMFAKEHLRTIKTQKKIDFVMAGFAQNIKDMKMHLGNAIRALISILQSILGVSENKEPCPIRNLNTICGQRNQSYIAELKKLFTTLTDLLELLCGIELLELESAEA from the coding sequence ATGTCTAAAGATAAATCTGAAAACACTTTTACACATCTTGTTTCGGGGATAAGCGTTGAAGAACGCGTTATCCTGCTTGAAAAGATCAAACAGATTTCGGAAAATCTTGCAGGACAGACGCTCGAAAGTCCGTTCAGAAAAGACGCCGATTTGGAAATTCCCTTGTCCGAAGAAATTAAAGAAGAATTTTTTCTTTACAAGGTCTTGCTCTGGCTGCGTTCGGTTTTAAAAAGCGTCCCTGTGGAAAAACTTTACGAAAAGGACAGAATTTCAAGGCTTGCTTCGGAAATTTCTCAGGCGGCTCCTGGATTGATCGATTTTGACCGCCGTAACCTTACGACGATATCTTATAATTATTTGAGACAGCTTAAAGACTGTGCGGATTTTTTTAAGACGTATTTGAACCCTATGCAGGAAAACCTAGGCGCGTTTTATGTTTTTTTAGGTTCGTTCATCCTTCCTGAAATAACGTCGCAGATAAACGAAGAAGCCGATCCTTTTTCAACGCCGCCTACGGCTAAGGTTCCCGAAGGATATCGTTCCGCCCTGATCAGGCGCATCGATGAAATTTTGAAAAACATACCCGCCGTTTCCCGTAATGTAATGTATAGATCGGTTTTATGCATAGAGTGGCTTAGACAATTTTCTTCTTTGCCGTTTGACAAATTTTTAACTGCATTTTCAAATATAGTTTCCGACAATTATATTTGTTCCTTTGAAAAACTGGGAAACAGTTTTTCCGAATTTGTAAGAGTTTTGTCATACGGAAAATCGATCAACGGAGAGACTCTTGAGGCGCTGTTTCTTTTTTCCTCTAAGAACAAGAACGACGCTAAACTTGACGAATTTTTACACGTGGCTGGGAAGCATCTTTCTGTGCTTCATTTTTTTATAGTTTCGGTTCCCGTGATTTCCATAGCTAAGATCGTGTTTTCGGATTATGCCTGGCGCCCCGATCCTTTCGGCGGCGCCGAAGACTGGTTCATAAAGTTCAAAAACGAGTGGAAAAAACGCTTTGACGCGCGCTGGGAAAAATGGCTTTTCGAATGCAAAAAGGAAGAACAGCTTTTCCTATTAAAAACTAAATTCTCTTTGAATTCTTTTCCTCTCATGCCGTCCAGGCCTTGGACTGAAGTGGGGGACGGTATCCGGTTCAGATATGAGATTACCGGAGGCTTTATAAACTGGTATTTGGAAAATTTCTTTTCCGAAAACATACGGATCCTTAAAGTTTTGCAGTTGGAAGGAGATTTTACTCAGAAAAACAGCAAGGAATTGCTTACCGGCGCCATAAGCGATCTTGTGACCGTGGATTCTTCCATGAAGAATTTTAATAGGAATTTAAGAAAGGACGGAGAGATCGGTTTGTTGTTCGACATGTTTGCAAAAGAACACTTGAGAACGATCAAAACCCAAAAAAAGATCGATTTCGTTATGGCAGGTTTCGCCCAAAATATAAAAGACATGAAAATGCATTTGGGCAATGCGATCCGCGCTTTGATTTCCATATTGCAGAGTATTTTAGGCGTGTCGGAAAATAAGGAGCCGTGCCCGATCAGAAATTTGAACACTATCTGCGGACAAAGAAACCAAAGCTATATTGCCGAATTGAAAAAACTGTTTACGACTTTGACGGATCTTCTTGAATTGCTCTGCGGAATTGAGCTTTTGGAATTGGAAAGCGCGGAAGCATGA
- the yiaK gene encoding 3-dehydro-L-gulonate 2-dehydrogenase: MSKRVPFETLKKTIKQALLNAGLTEEQAEICSTIHSESSADGVESHGLNRVPRFVEYINKGWVNLKGSPELLGGKGAVENYDGRLGIGITNALFCSDRAVELAKTHGIGCVALKNTTHWMRGGTYAWRIAEKGFVGFSWINTESCMPLWGSDEVGVGNNPFCIAIPRKKGPVILDMAMSQYAYGKLGVYRLAGKQLPFPGGYDKDGNLTTDPGAIEQSMLALPIGYWKGSGLSLALDLAAAVMANGRSGIDMDAKNGGSCYGCCQIFIAYDPYLFGEENEIQAIMDRRIAAVNASHPAKGVDRVCYPGERTLAVRAKSMKEGVAVDEKVWAYVEGIARGNTDAKDIASS; encoded by the coding sequence ATGAGTAAAAGAGTTCCTTTTGAAACGCTTAAAAAGACGATAAAACAAGCCCTTTTAAACGCAGGGCTTACCGAAGAACAGGCGGAAATCTGTTCTACGATACATTCGGAATCCAGCGCAGACGGAGTAGAAAGCCACGGTTTAAATCGCGTTCCCCGATTCGTAGAATACATAAACAAGGGCTGGGTAAATCTTAAAGGATCGCCTGAACTTTTAGGCGGAAAAGGCGCTGTTGAAAATTACGACGGCCGGCTTGGAATAGGCATAACGAACGCCCTTTTTTGCTCCGACCGCGCAGTCGAGCTTGCAAAGACGCACGGCATAGGCTGCGTAGCTCTTAAAAACACAACTCACTGGATGCGCGGAGGAACCTATGCGTGGCGTATCGCCGAAAAAGGTTTTGTCGGATTTTCATGGATAAATACCGAAAGCTGTATGCCCTTGTGGGGCAGCGACGAAGTCGGAGTCGGAAACAATCCGTTTTGCATTGCCATTCCGCGAAAAAAAGGCCCTGTGATACTCGATATGGCAATGAGTCAGTATGCATACGGAAAATTGGGCGTTTACCGGCTTGCCGGAAAGCAGCTTCCGTTTCCCGGCGGATACGACAAGGACGGAAATTTAACGACGGATCCCGGAGCCATCGAACAGTCCATGCTCGCTCTTCCCATAGGTTACTGGAAGGGAAGCGGATTGTCTTTGGCCTTGGACTTGGCCGCAGCGGTGATGGCCAACGGCCGGTCGGGAATAGACATGGACGCTAAAAACGGCGGAAGCTGCTACGGCTGCTGCCAGATATTCATAGCTTACGATCCTTATCTGTTCGGTGAAGAAAACGAAATACAAGCGATCATGGACAGGCGAATCGCGGCTGTAAACGCCAGTCATCCTGCAAAGGGCGTAGATCGCGTTTGTTATCCCGGTGAAAGAACTCTCGCCGTAAGAGCTAAAAGTATGAAAGAAGGTGTTGCCGTTGATGAAAAAGTTTGGGCGTACGTCGAAGGAATTGCCCGCGGAAACACCGACGCAAAGGACATCGCAAGCTCTTAA
- a CDS encoding pyridoxamine kinase produces MKRIVTVQDISCVGKCSLTVALPIISAMGIETAVIPTAVLSTHTAFKGFTFRDLTEDITPILDHWKKEKIIFDAIYTGYLGSFRQLELMKKMFGDFKNDGTLIFVDPCMADNGNLYPGFTKEFAAAMAKLACLADIIVPNMTEASFMLNIPYKDSGYDLKYVENILVELAALGAKKVILKGVSFESKKIGVMCYDGETKAFSSYFHEKLPFSFHGTGDIFASVCAGALLRGLSEEKAVALAADFVVRAIKATVKNQNHNWYGVDFESEIPFLVGSL; encoded by the coding sequence ATGAAAAGAATCGTCACTGTTCAAGATATTTCGTGCGTCGGCAAGTGTTCGCTAACCGTCGCGCTGCCGATCATTTCCGCGATGGGCATAGAGACCGCCGTAATTCCTACGGCAGTCCTTTCAACGCACACCGCTTTTAAAGGATTTACTTTCCGCGATCTTACGGAAGACATTACGCCGATACTAGATCATTGGAAAAAAGAAAAAATAATCTTTGACGCAATTTACACAGGATATCTGGGATCGTTTCGCCAATTGGAGCTCATGAAAAAGATGTTCGGTGATTTTAAAAACGACGGAACGCTTATTTTTGTGGATCCCTGTATGGCGGACAACGGGAATTTATACCCGGGTTTTACGAAAGAATTTGCGGCGGCGATGGCAAAACTCGCTTGCCTTGCGGACATAATCGTTCCGAACATGACCGAAGCTTCGTTTATGCTGAATATTCCGTATAAAGACTCAGGATACGATCTGAAATATGTAGAAAACATATTGGTTGAGCTTGCCGCACTCGGCGCAAAAAAAGTGATTTTAAAAGGCGTAAGTTTTGAAAGCAAAAAAATCGGAGTGATGTGCTACGACGGTGAAACAAAGGCTTTTTCTTCGTATTTTCATGAAAAACTGCCTTTCAGTTTTCACGGGACGGGCGATATTTTTGCAAGCGTATGTGCAGGTGCCCTTCTGCGCGGACTTTCCGAAGAAAAAGCCGTAGCCCTTGCAGCCGATTTTGTAGTAAGGGCGATAAAGGCGACGGTAAAAAACCAAAATCACAACTGGTACGGCGTGGATTTTGAAAGTGAAATTCCGTTTTTGGTAGGCTCGCTCTGA
- a CDS encoding YraN family protein produces MNKIVLGKNGEDRAALYLEQHGFTILDRNWRTRSGEIDIIALKEETIVFVEVKTLPSGSLSTLEHELNRRKQKRITETAKCFLTINRKYNNRFIRFDVIVVDMPGFPPVYHIENAFFGVL; encoded by the coding sequence GTGAATAAGATTGTCTTAGGCAAAAATGGAGAAGACCGTGCCGCTTTGTACCTTGAGCAGCACGGTTTTACTATTTTAGACAGAAATTGGAGGACGAGATCAGGAGAAATTGACATAATAGCGCTCAAAGAAGAAACGATCGTCTTTGTCGAAGTAAAGACCTTGCCTAGCGGATCCCTTTCCACTTTGGAACACGAATTAAACCGCAGAAAACAGAAAAGAATTACGGAAACGGCTAAATGTTTTCTTACAATCAATCGAAAATATAATAACAGGTTTATTCGTTTTGATGTGATAGTAGTGGATATGCCGGGGTTCCCGCCCGTCTATCACATAGAAAATGCCTTTTTTGGGGTCTTATGA
- a CDS encoding phosphohydrolase — MNNFIRIESSDIKDGMRFSAPVFFDDGKNMFLAEGKTVKPYHIAALKRWAIPFLLTYGREIKDSAPVAAVPVPAVVSAVPTVQDAEDVEELEELEEV; from the coding sequence ATGAATAATTTTATCAGGATTGAATCTTCCGACATAAAGGACGGAATGCGTTTTTCCGCCCCGGTTTTTTTTGACGACGGGAAGAACATGTTTTTGGCCGAAGGAAAAACGGTAAAGCCCTACCATATCGCAGCTTTAAAACGCTGGGCGATTCCTTTTTTGCTTACTTACGGGCGGGAAATAAAAGACAGCGCACCTGTCGCTGCGGTTCCTGTTCCTGCTGTGGTTTCTGCAGTTCCCACGGTTCAAGATGCCGAAGACGTCGAAGAATTGGAAGAACTTGAAGAAGTTTAG
- a CDS encoding EscU/YscU/HrcU family type III secretion system export apparatus switch protein, producing the protein MNFVKKAVALRYPENAQAPFITASAKGLLAQRLLKIAEENDVAVVRDDALAEVLSFQEVGSCIPEQTWEIVAKIFAFIGYIGDKNE; encoded by the coding sequence GTGAACTTTGTCAAAAAAGCGGTTGCGCTGCGTTATCCTGAAAACGCCCAGGCTCCTTTTATTACGGCGTCGGCGAAAGGGCTGCTTGCACAGCGCCTTTTAAAAATAGCCGAAGAAAACGACGTAGCCGTCGTAAGAGACGACGCTCTTGCGGAAGTTTTGTCGTTTCAGGAAGTGGGAAGCTGTATACCAGAGCAAACGTGGGAAATTGTAGCAAAAATATTTGCTTTTATCGGATATATCGGAGATAAAAATGAATAA
- the rplS gene encoding 50S ribosomal protein L19 codes for MMDLIRTIEEQNKRPGAQKFNVGDTVKVHFKIVEGKTERVQIYEGIVLCMKNSGIGRTFTVRKNSYGVGVERVFPLNSPRIMQVEVVHAGKVRRSKLYYLRDKVGKAAKVKELVGGKVAAAMAARNAAAAAAAAAKEATVKAEAESQA; via the coding sequence ATTATGGATCTGATAAGAACAATTGAAGAACAAAATAAACGTCCGGGCGCCCAAAAATTTAATGTCGGCGATACCGTAAAAGTTCACTTTAAAATTGTCGAAGGTAAGACGGAACGTGTACAGATTTACGAAGGAATAGTCCTTTGTATGAAAAACAGCGGAATCGGCCGAACTTTTACCGTTCGTAAAAATTCTTACGGCGTCGGCGTCGAGCGTGTTTTCCCGTTGAATTCTCCGCGTATCATGCAGGTTGAAGTTGTTCATGCCGGAAAAGTGCGCCGTTCGAAACTGTATTATCTGCGTGATAAGGTAGGTAAGGCTGCGAAGGTTAAGGAATTAGTTGGCGGAAAAGTCGCCGCCGCTATGGCAGCCCGCAATGCCGCAGCAGCCGCCGCCGCCGCCGCTAAGGAAGCGACCGTAAAGGCCGAAGCGGAAAGCCAGGCTTAA
- the trmD gene encoding tRNA (guanosine(37)-N1)-methyltransferase TrmD — MKFTVLTLFPEILSAYFETSIMAKAVEKGIIAYDLVNIRDFAIDKHRTCDDSPYGGGAGQLMLPGPLGSALDSVRSGRKYVIYVTPGGRPFTQKRAQELSLKDELVIICGRYEGIDQRIIDYYVDEEISIGDYVMSSGEVSSIVIIDTVYRLIEGVISSGSLEEESYSDGLLEYPQYTRPPVYKGLEVPDVLTSGNHENIRKWRLKKRLEKTLANRPDLIWSLRLSGQLTSEAEKLIEEITQQSFLKKAKKRKRSERKKSL, encoded by the coding sequence ATGAAATTTACCGTGCTGACCTTATTCCCTGAAATCTTGAGCGCCTATTTTGAAACCTCAATCATGGCGAAAGCGGTTGAAAAGGGAATTATAGCCTACGATCTGGTGAATATCAGGGATTTTGCCATTGATAAACACCGAACCTGTGACGACAGTCCGTATGGCGGAGGAGCCGGACAGCTTATGCTTCCGGGCCCTCTCGGAAGTGCGCTTGACAGCGTACGGTCAGGCCGAAAGTACGTTATTTACGTAACGCCCGGCGGCAGACCGTTTACGCAAAAAAGAGCACAGGAGCTAAGCCTTAAAGACGAGCTTGTGATAATCTGCGGAAGATACGAAGGTATCGACCAAAGAATAATCGATTATTACGTTGACGAGGAAATCTCAATAGGAGATTACGTTATGTCAAGCGGAGAAGTGTCCTCTATCGTCATAATCGATACCGTATACAGGCTTATCGAAGGCGTAATTTCCAGCGGATCGCTTGAAGAAGAAAGCTATTCCGATGGGCTTTTGGAATATCCTCAGTACACCAGACCGCCTGTGTACAAGGGGCTTGAAGTTCCCGACGTTTTAACTTCGGGGAATCATGAAAATATTCGTAAATGGCGTCTGAAAAAACGTTTGGAAAAAACGCTTGCAAACCGTCCCGATTTGATATGGTCTTTGCGTTTGTCCGGGCAGCTTACTTCGGAAGCCGAAAAATTGATTGAGGAAATAACACAGCAGTCTTTTTTAAAAAAGGCTAAAAAGCGCAAAAGATCCGAAAGGAAAAAATCCCTTTGA
- the rimM gene encoding ribosome maturation factor RimM (Essential for efficient processing of 16S rRNA), producing the protein MLEQVTVGFVRGAHGVTGEFRVESASGEFEHILVLREVTLRGSGEQKIFKVEYVKPADSTLYMKLADIDSPDEVRKYNRWEIVVPRKYAAPLNKNEWYIDDLKQCSLVYFDEDKDGLKDKSASAVKVGTVTDVLEGGGGYLFEVSISENCSLLSKDIRYTASGKSRSVFVPFNYEHIRNVDVKRKEIELMHLWILE; encoded by the coding sequence GTGCTTGAACAGGTTACGGTCGGTTTCGTCCGAGGCGCCCACGGCGTTACGGGGGAATTCAGAGTAGAAAGTGCTTCGGGAGAATTTGAACATATTCTTGTTCTTAGAGAAGTCACTTTGAGGGGCTCAGGCGAGCAAAAGATCTTTAAGGTTGAATATGTAAAGCCTGCAGACAGCACCTTGTATATGAAACTTGCGGATATCGATTCACCCGATGAGGTACGAAAGTACAACAGATGGGAAATAGTTGTTCCGCGAAAATATGCCGCTCCTTTAAATAAAAACGAGTGGTATATTGACGATCTAAAACAGTGTTCTCTTGTTTATTTTGATGAGGACAAGGACGGATTGAAAGACAAATCTGCATCCGCCGTAAAGGTGGGTACAGTCACAGACGTATTGGAAGGCGGAGGCGGTTACTTATTTGAAGTTTCTATCTCCGAGAACTGCAGTCTTCTTTCAAAAGACATACGATATACGGCTTCCGGCAAAAGCAGGAGCGTATTTGTTCCTTTTAATTACGAGCACATACGCAATGTCGATGTTAAAAGAAAAGAGATTGAGTTGATGCACCTCTGGATTCTGGAGTAA
- a CDS encoding KH domain-containing protein, translating into MEKDLIEYIAKSLVDDPDAVSVTETEGDRGSVIQLKVADSDIGKVIGKYGRIAKALRTVLSASAVRDGKRYSLEILD; encoded by the coding sequence ATGGAAAAAGACCTGATCGAATATATTGCAAAATCATTGGTCGATGATCCCGATGCTGTTTCAGTAACGGAAACGGAAGGCGACAGAGGATCCGTTATTCAGCTTAAAGTTGCTGACAGCGATATTGGAAAAGTTATCGGCAAGTACGGAAGAATAGCCAAAGCTTTGCGTACCGTTTTAAGCGCGTCCGCCGTCAGAGACGGAAAACGTTACAGTCTTGAAATATTGGACTAG
- the rpsP gene encoding 30S ribosomal protein S16 — MVKIRLKKFGAQKQPYYRIVVQDVRKPRDGVCIEELGTYRPIAKEGDQVSFNVERVKYWLSVGAQPTETVGKLIKKAAK; from the coding sequence GTGGTAAAGATCAGACTAAAGAAATTCGGCGCGCAAAAGCAACCGTACTATCGTATTGTCGTTCAGGATGTGCGTAAGCCGCGTGACGGCGTCTGCATTGAAGAACTTGGAACATATCGTCCGATTGCAAAAGAAGGCGATCAAGTTTCTTTTAATGTTGAACGCGTTAAGTACTGGCTCAGCGTCGGCGCACAGCCCACGGAAACTGTCGGTAAATTGATCAAAAAAGCGGCAAAATAA
- a CDS encoding Rpn family recombination-promoting nuclease/putative transposase, which yields MSKRFDDLTIIDDYMFCAVMQDKSICTAVLNMILADSIGPISDITYQKTFGQAGYAKSIRLDVWVTGSNGSVYDVEMQTTNKQDLAKRLRYYQSVIDVSSLEKGGHYTDLHDLFIIFFCPFDYLNRGLPVYTFKTICSEDNTIALQDGVTKVIINSTAADKEPDAELKAFLEYMNGVVSDKPFIRKIDGYIKELKENEERRKEYMLIQSFEMDARRDGIQQGIKQGIKQGVQQGFADGAYQTKLETAKLMRTHNYPIAEICTMTGLTKEEVENL from the coding sequence ATGAGCAAACGCTTTGACGATTTAACGATTATCGACGATTATATGTTTTGCGCGGTTATGCAGGATAAATCTATCTGTACAGCGGTATTGAATATGATACTTGCAGACTCAATAGGGCCGATTAGCGATATAACCTATCAAAAAACCTTTGGCCAAGCAGGCTATGCAAAAAGCATACGCCTTGATGTATGGGTTACCGGCAGCAACGGCAGCGTTTATGACGTTGAAATGCAAACAACAAATAAACAAGACCTTGCTAAACGATTGCGCTACTATCAATCGGTTATCGACGTAAGCAGCCTTGAAAAGGGCGGGCATTATACCGACTTACACGATTTGTTCATCATCTTTTTTTGCCCATTCGACTACCTGAATAGAGGCCTCCCGGTATATACCTTCAAAACGATATGCAGCGAAGATAACACAATCGCATTACAGGACGGCGTAACCAAAGTCATTATCAACAGTACTGCAGCAGATAAAGAGCCTGACGCTGAACTCAAAGCTTTTTTGGAATACATGAACGGCGTTGTAAGCGATAAACCGTTTATCCGCAAGATAGACGGGTATATCAAAGAACTAAAAGAAAATGAGGAGAGGAGGAAAGAGTACATGTTAATACAATCATTTGAAATGGATGCGCGAAGGGACGGCATACAACAAGGCATAAAACAAGGTATAAAACAAGGTGTCCAACAAGGCTTTGCCGACGGCGCATACCAGACAAAACTTGAAACGGCAAAACTTATGCGTACACATAATTACCCCATTGCCGAAATTTGTACAATGACCGGCCTCACCAAAGAAGAAGTGGAAAACCTTTGA
- a CDS encoding leucine-rich repeat domain-containing protein, whose amino-acid sequence MKTRHSKTKTFAFWGAAFVLLIAVFIGCKQSAGGSGSGIGGTVHEAPFVEGGASLILSPDKLDITVKVTTSDGNPVVIEGCNETTLASGTETVLHAKGTVVILKGKIIELYCGVYKYNGSYNNIQNKLTALNVQGLNALQVLSCSVNQLTALDVQGLTALRRLECDVNQLTSLNVQGLTALQVLHCSGNRLTALDVQGLTALKELWCVESSLTELNAQSCTALEGLWCRDNQLTSLNVQGCTSLKTLWCGNNQLTELNVHGLTALEALRCYYNQLTALNVQGLTALQYLDCRNKQLTALNAQDCTALKELECAGNQLTTLNVQGCTSLKKLWCGYNQLTELNVQGCTALQQLLCSNSQLTVLNVHGLTALKGLACYGNRLNADAFKKLFDDLPQRQDSDEAKCVLYTEEPGVTEGNHTDFSTPSDLAAAFNNAKTVKKWKMYKRKMNGPGEEI is encoded by the coding sequence ATGAAAACACGTCATTCAAAAACAAAGACCTTTGCCTTTTGGGGAGCGGCTTTTGTGCTGCTTATCGCAGTGTTTATCGGCTGTAAACAATCGGCGGGCGGCAGCGGTTCGGGTATAGGCGGAACAGTGCATGAAGCCCCCTTTGTCGAAGGCGGCGCCTCGCTCATCTTAAGCCCCGATAAGCTCGACATCACAGTTAAGGTAACAACCTCAGACGGTAACCCCGTTGTGATAGAAGGCTGCAATGAAACAACGCTTGCCAGCGGCACCGAAACCGTGCTGCATGCAAAAGGCACTGTCGTTATCCTTAAAGGCAAAATTATCGAGCTGTATTGTGGTGTTTACAAATATAATGGCAGTTATAATAACATTCAAAATAAACTGACTGCCCTTAACGTTCAAGGTTTAAATGCCTTGCAAGTGCTGTCCTGCAGCGTCAATCAGCTTACCGCTCTTGATGTACAAGGCTTAACGGCTTTGCGAAGGCTGGAGTGCGATGTTAATCAGCTTACCTCTCTTAACGTGCAGGGCCTAACTGCTTTGCAAGTGCTGCACTGCAGCGGCAACCGGCTTACTGCTCTTGACGTGCAGGGCTTAACCGCTTTGAAAGAGCTGTGGTGCGTCGAAAGTTCGCTCACCGAACTTAACGCGCAGAGCTGTACCGCTTTGGAAGGGCTGTGGTGCCGCGACAATCAGCTTACCTCTCTTAACGTGCAGGGCTGCACCTCTTTGAAAACGTTGTGGTGCGGCAACAATCAGCTAACCGAGCTTAATGTGCATGGCTTAACCGCTTTGGAAGCGCTGAGGTGCTACTACAATCAGCTTACCGCTCTTAACGTACAAGGCCTAACTGCTTTGCAATATCTGGACTGCCGCAACAAGCAGCTTACCGCCCTTAACGCACAAGACTGCACGGCTTTGAAAGAGCTGGAGTGCGCCGGCAATCAGCTTACCACCCTTAATGTGCAAGGCTGCACCTCTTTGAAAAAGCTGTGGTGCGGCTACAATCAGCTGACCGAACTTAACGTGCAAGGCTGCACTGCCTTACAACAGTTGCTCTGCTCCAACAGTCAGCTGACAGTCCTTAACGTGCATGGCCTAACCGCTTTGAAAGGGCTGGCCTGCTACGGCAACCGGCTTAACGCAGACGCATTTAAAAAGCTCTTTGACGATTTACCCCAGCGGCAGGATAGTGATGAGGCAAAGTGTGTTCTTTACACCGAAGAACCGGGTGTTACGGAGGGCAATCACACAGATTTTAGCACTCCGTCAGACCTGGCCGCAGCCTTTAATAATGCAAAAACGGTAAAGAAGTGGAAGATGTATAAACGGAAGATGAACGGGCCTGGGGAGGAGATCTAA